ttttaaataaaaggtaatttcaacattttatctAACAATTAAGACTTTGTTCTTGCACTTCACAAAACTGCAAGATCAATTCAGAGGGAAAAAATGAAGTAGAAGTCAGAGTTATGAGATCAAAAGTATCTTCTTTATTCAgcggtggaaacaggcttccagaCTAAACATTAAAAGCAGCATAAAAATATCAGAATAACAACAGTTATTACATAATCAATTCTTCTGGTTTTTGAGCTTACAGTACAAATCATTGTTGTGTTAAACATCTTGGTGACCCACAAAATACAGAAGTTACACAGTTTTGAAACAACTGAATTTAACCCCTTCAAGTCTCTTTGAAGTGCACGTCCGATTCTGTCTTTTGTTCTTTGACTCTCATccgcctctctttctctctctttctctctttctttctctcagtgAGTAAGACAAACCTGTCCGTGCATGAAGACAAGAACCGAGTTCCCTATGTGAAGGTGAGCAGAATCACGCTTTAAAATCAGCTGCAATCAGACCTCGCTcaaataaacaaatgtgtgtgtgtgtgtgtgtgtgtgtgtgctgtacagGGATGTACTGAACGTTTCGTCTCCAGTCCTGAAGAAGTGATGGATGTCATTGATGAAGGCAAAGCCAACCGCCATGTTGCTGTTACAAGTGAGTTTCTCTAACCCACAGAAAAGCATTGGAGCATTGCAATAACTGCAACTGCAGGTTCTGGGTTTGAATCCCAGCGGATGCATGAACTGATCCCATGCACACCTTCAATGCActcagataaaagcatctgccaaatgcatgagtGTAATGTAAAGTTAAGACTCAAATGATCTGCTGTTGTGTGTCAGATATGAATGAGCACAGCTCCAGGAGCCACAGCATATTCCTCATCAACATCAAGCAGGAGCATGTGGAGACCGAGCAGAAGCTCTGTGGGAAACTTTACCTGGTGGACCTGGCCGGGAGCGAGAAGGTGCTTTCAATCTCTCACATCCTTTAGCTTCACAATCTCATTAATGGCTTTAACAGGTCAATAACTGTGttttttaatgcatgcattttaataaaagctGTGGGGTATTGCACAACCGAAAAGTAGGCATGCACATAAACTACAATGTGAAAACATTTACTGATTAAATTCTTCGATGTGCAACAAAAACTCATTTGACTTTGACTAACCAGTGGACCGATCTCATCACACACAGTCTCAaatgttgtttaattaattttgtattgaCTAAATCTTTTAAATACATTGGATTATGTAATATTCCAATAGTTCCACATATATTAAATtagcaactttggatggaaacattgCTACTCAAATTTACATAATGTGCACAGTATgcattctgtaaaaataaaaatgttcctgATTCAGGACTGTATACACTGGAATGCTAGCATACTGAATTCTTTTGAGCACTTTATGCATGCTATAATATTCCAGATTCAGCCACGGTATGCACTGGAATCATAATATACTGTGCAGAATGTACTACATACTAGTCAGTATTCTATGCATAATGAAAATTTTTGCACAATATGtatattgcaaaaataatatGAGTGGTACACTAGTGTAAAATTGTGGATTCAGCCACTGTATAAACTGGAATATTAGCACAGTGCATCCTACTCAGAATGCACTGCATACTGCATACTTTTAAGTATtccatgcatttagaaaattcACATATTGTGGATGgtatgcatacaaaaaaaaaaaaatagtatgagTAGTATGCTAGTGTAATATAGTGGATTCAGCCACTGTATACACTAGAATATTAGCACACTGCATCCTACTCAGAATGCACTGCATACATTTTAGTattccatgcatacagaaaattCACATATTGTGCACAGTATGCATACTGAAAAACTAGTATGAGTAGTATGCTAGTGTTATATTGTGGATTCAGCCACACTGGAATACTAGCATACTGCATTTTGCATACTGCACAGAATGCATATTGTACTATACATAATGTGCACATCATGCATACTGCAAAAATAGTGTAACTAGTATGGTATTACGCTATTCCAGCCACTGTATGCACTGGAATACTAGAATAATGTATACTGCAGATAGTGTACTGCAACTTTTTAGTACTTTTCAAATATTGTGTACAGTATGCATACTACAAAAACAGTACAGGTAGGATGCTAGTGCAATATTCTAAAATGACTTACTCGTTGCACTGTAATTTACACAGTGCATGTGAGAAGCCGCGTaactctgaatgtgtgtgtgttggtcaggTGAGTAAGACCGGTGCAGAAGGAGCCGTTCTGGATGAAGCCAAAAACATCAACAAGTCTCTGTCTGCGCTGGGGAACGTCATATCAGCTCTGGCCGAAGGAACCGTGAGTTACAGCTGCATATaactaatactgtcaaaacatgCATCAGATTATTGCAGTTCAAAGGAGCAGACTTTACCCATTTAAagctgctgtagggaacttttgtaaaaaaaaaaatattttttacatatttattaaacctgtcattatgtcctgacagtagaatatgaaacagtaatctgtgtataaatcaagctcctctggctcctcccagtgtcctattgccatttgcagaaactccatcgctcccgttaagaaacaaccaatcagagcttgcgttccataactttgtttgtgttcaacatgtagaaaaatgtatataataagcgagtacaccatgaatccattttccaaaccgtgtttttggcttgtcctgaatcactagggtgcacctataataagtgtttatattcggactattttagattgcttcggggataccgcggcggagtaacccagtacctttgtgattcttcatagacataaacagagagaagtagttccggctacgatgttcttccgcaagacgcaagcagttctgtttattaaccgctagagcagcaaaagttccctaccgcagctttacagtaacatttattttgtaattaaattacataatttagttACATGCTCCTCAGctctgtgctgtgtgtgtgtgtgtgtgtgtgtgtgtgtgtgtgtgcagaagacTCACGTACCGTACCGAGACAGTAAGATGACGCGGATCCTGCAGGACTCTCTGGGAGGAAACTGTAGAACCACGATGTTCATCTGCTGCTCACCTTCAGCCTTCAACGACGCAGAGACCAAATCCACCCTGATGTTCGGAcaacggtaacacacacacacacacacacacacacacacacacacacacacacacacacagatacacacagatacaaacacacacacagatacacacacacacacacacacacacacacacaaagagatacacacacacacacacatccatcactctccctcacacacacacacacacacacacacacacacacacacagatacacacacagatacaaacacacacacacacacacactcacacactcaccctGTGTTTTAGGGCAAAGACCATCAAGAACACGGCGTCTGTGAACCTGGAGCTGACGGCAGAGCAGTGGAAGAGGAAATatgagaaagagaaggagaagaaCAAGAACCTGAAAGAGAACATCCAGAGACTGGAGGCGGAGCTTAACCGCTGGCACAACGGTGTGGAAAACTGCATTACTTCTCTCTTTCTGACACCAAAACACTCAAAGCTTTCTACCATGAGTGTTTCAGACGTGCTCCATAGTAATACTATGATTTATCAGACATTTACTATGGGAATACCATGTTTTAGACCACTTACTAAAAAATACCACGGTACTGCCACATTAGAAGTAATTAATGCAAGAGTTGCTCAAGTAAAACTCTAGTAAAACCAAGGTAAAATTAGAAAACATATAAAACCTTACACTGTTTAAAGGAAACCCCAGAATAATGTCTTCTGATGTTACTATAGTAAATGTGGTAAATGAGCGTGTGATTGTGCTGCAGGTGAGTCTGTCACGCCGCTGGATCTCATGGCTGTGATTCCTGTTGAATCTGACGTCAGTGAAGACGCAGCTTTAGACAATCAGAGTCTCGACGTGTGTGAGCGAATCCCAGAGGAACACAAGCTCAAATATGAGGAAGAGATACGCAAACTCTACAAACAGCTTGACGACAAGgtacgagcacacacacacacacacacacacacacacacacacacacacacacagaacgacGAGAGTAAACAACACATGGTAAAACAGACTTTCTGATTGACTCTTTTCTCTCTGACAGGACGATGAGATTAATCTACAGTGTCAGCTGGTGGAAAAACTGAAGGAGCAAATGCTGGATCAAGAAGAGGTAAAACACTTGCTCAAATCATGTTTGCATACTTCCACAAATTAATATGGCAAATATAATATGGGTAGTATCATGTGGtagtgtaatgaatgaatgataatatacTTTTCTAGATTCAGGCTCTGTGTTCAATGGAATAATAGCATACTGCATTTTGCAAAAATTTACTGCATACTTTTTCAGTATTCTATGCATAAAGAaaattcacatcatttgaacagtatGCATACTGCAAAAATAGTATGAGTAGTATGCTAGTGTAATATTCCAGATTCAGATACTGGATGGAGAGCATACTACATATCAAATATTGTGCAGAATGTACTGCATACAGAAAATGTACATATTGTCTCAGTATGCATACTGTAAAAAACAAGTATGAATAGTATGCTAGTGTAATATTTCTTAGTCACTAACTGTATACAATGGAATGCATTTCACAGACTCTAATGCATACTTATACATACTTATGCATACATAAATATTCCATGTTTACGGAAAATTCAGATATTGTGTGCACTATGCACACTGCAAAATATAACATATTGCATACTATGGAGAATGTACGGCAAACAGATAACTCACATATTGTGCACAGTATGCATACTGCAAAAATAGTATGAGTAGTATGCTAGTGTAATGTTCTGGATTCAGTAACTGTACACACTGGAAGACTAGTATACTGCTCATTGCGCAGAATATAAtgcatactttttaaatattccATGCATTAAGAAAATTCAAATATTGTGTGCAGTATGCACACTGCAAAAATAGTATGAGTAGTATGCTAGTGTAAAATTCCAGATTCAGCCACTGGATTAAGAGCATACTACATATTGCATACTATGCATAATGTACGGCAAACAGAAAACTCATATATTGTGCACAGTATGCATACTGCAAAAAATAGAATGAGTAGTATGCTAGTGTTATATTCCCAAACCGCACACTACATGAAGATAAACTGCATAGCGGATGATTTGAGTGTTAAAGTAGGTCAGGTAAACTGCatactccgtgtgtgtgtgtgtgtttagctgcTAGCTTCGTCGCGTGGAGACAGTGAGCGTGTTCAGTGTGAGTTGAGTCGTCTTCAAGCGGACAGCGACAGCGCAAAGACCGAGGTGAAGGAGGTTCTGCAGGCGCTGGAGGAACTGGCTCTGAACTACGACCAGAAGAGTCAGGAGGCTGAAGACACGAGGATCCACAACAGACGCCTCATCGAGGAGCTGTCGCACAAAACCGTACGCAAACTAGCCCTTCATTAGCAAAAACATCTTAGTCCGACACATGATGTTCGGCTCGAGGAGCCACATGTTCTGCACTTGATCAAGAGCGACagtaaagagatttataatgATGCAAGTTCtcaaataaaggctgttcttctgaactttctattcatctatgaatataacaaatatatatgtttCACAGTTTCCAGAACAAAATttgaactgtgttcaacattgataataatcagaaatgtttcttgagcagcaaatcatcatattagaatgatttctgaagatcatgtgacactgaagagttaTGATGCTTATATATTAGATGTATACAAATTTGACCGTAGTTACTATATTTTTTGATCATATTAATGCAACCtcggtgagcacaagagacttaaaCGAGGAATTTAGGGGTATAAAATGTTGATTCCCTAGATCTGTAgtactaataatataatttattgacTCAATTTAAACAATGTTGCTTTTAGCGTTTTGAAGCAGTGAGCAGTAAAAGTAAGAGCTATAATGATATAAACACCAGCATCATCAGCAATCATCTGTGCTAAATTAAAGTATGTTTCCATGTTTAATCACGTCTTCTCTCAGTCGGATCTGATGTGTTTGGAGGCGGAGTTTTCCCGGCTACAGGAAGTGAGCAGCCAGCAGAGGAAGCGCATCACTGAGGTGTTAAACACTCTGATGAAGGATCTGAATGACTTCAGCTTCATCCTGGGAAACGGAGAGCTCAGActggtgagagagtgtgtgaacgcgtgtgtgagcgagtgtgatcGAGTGTTTGATcgagtgtgtgagcgagtgtgtgagcgagtgtgagagagtgtgtgagcgagtgtgtgagcgagtgtgagagagtgtgtgagcgagggtgtgagcgagtgtgagagtgtgtgagggagtgtgtgaatgagagtgtgagcgagtgtgtgagcgCGTGTGTGAGCGagtatgagagagtgtgtgagcgagtgtgtgagcgagtgtgagagagtgtgtgaacgaGTGTGTGAGcgcgtgtgtgagcgagtgtgagagagtgtgtgagcgagtgtgtgagcgagtgtgagagagtgtgtgagcgagtgtgagagagtgtgtgaacgaGTGTGTGAacgagtgtgtgagcgagtgtgagagagtgtgtgagagagtgtgtgaacgagtgtgtgagcgagtgtgagagagtgtgtgaacgagtgtgtgagcgagtgtgtgagcgagtgtgagagagtgtgtgaacgtgtgtgtgagcgagtgtgagagagtgtgtgaacgagtgtgagagagtgtgtgagagagtgtgtgaacgagtgtgtgagcgagtgtgagagagtgtgtgagcgagtgtgtgagcgagaacaaaatgtgcttttgagaagaaaattatccatttggccaattgtgttttgtaggtgtgagtctgtgttaagggtttagaaaaagtatctgaagtatggttaagcgcttgttagcgcttgaaaaaaactgtaactgctagagcgtcaaaagttacctaccgcagctttaaaatcTAGTtagattttttgtaattttggtgattttgttttaatttttttattagtggtTGTTTTTACtgtctatacatttttattaatctttatttatttatttttgtttattaaagtcaaactaaatgaaaatgtttcctttcattttaatttaattagttaatttatctatttaaattatttagttaatttaatttaatttgattttatttttatatttatgttttctgttttcactttacTGTAATTCCAAGTTTTAGTATTTCTTTgtgcatttagtttttttgttagttGAATATGTCCTATATAGTTTTATTAGGtctatgtattatattttatttattagttttagtttactaAATCAAGTTaggtttagttttagtaaactGTTATAACTTCATGTTGCCTTTAATGACTTTCTGTGCAGAACAACGAGAAAATCTGCTCTTTTCCTTTTTATAGTGACTGTATCTGTAAAGATAGATACAAAAATATCATTAAAGCATCATAACGGTTTTCCAGATGATTTTTAATAATCAATGATCAGATGCTTTTGATTCTGATAACATTATGCAGCATTTCTgaatgagatgtgtgtgtgtgtgtgtgtgtgtcagccgtgTGACCTGTCCGGTGTGCTGGAGGAGGAGTACGCCgtggtgtgtgtgtatttgagcaaAGTGAAGTCTGAGCTGAAGTCAGTGGTGAAACGCTGCGGACAACTGGAGGCTTTACAGAACGACTGTCACCGAAAGATGGAGGAGACCGGCAGAGAACTGTCCTCCTGTCAGCTGCTCATatcacaggtgacacacacacacacacacgtttgtttttgtgtaaagtgtgttcatcccataggtgtaatggtttttattctgtagaaactgtatattctatctcccttcaccaaccctacacctaaccctaaccctcacaggaaactttgtgcatttttactttctcaaaaaaactcattctgtatgatttataagtgttttgaaaaatggggacatgggttatgttctcataagtcaccctctccttgtaatacctgtgtcatacccatgtcattatacagagatgtgtcctgatatgatacacacacacacacacacacacacacacacacacacacactcactgatgcTAAACTCTTTCCAGCATGAAGCGAAGATCCGCTCTCTGACTGAATACATGCAGAATGTGGAGCTCAAGAAACGACAGCTGGAGGAAAATTATGACTGTCTGAGTGAAGAACTCGCCAAACTACAGAccgcaggtacacacacacacacacacacacatgcacgcacgcacacacacacacacacacacttatactgATCACACATACCCCATAAAACATACCGTGGgtgtttatttaattacattttattaatctcTAGCTGGCAGATAAATGGTTCTCAATACCATTTTATAAATTAAGATAATCTGTGTCTGCTTTATAGATTATCATTATATTTACAGTGAAATCATAGCttttctcaaaatattatttgttgttaCTAATGCAAAGCCAAATTCAATTGTTTTGAGATCTCCTTTAAGTTTGGTTaattatattctgtatatttttaaattaatattttaccaACAATGGTAGATACAGAAccaatgtttatttttacatttttattcactgtataaaatataaaaatagatactttaacatttttatttgataaatatatatttaaatgtttaattagttGTTTTGTATCAACATACAATAAACAGAAAATGGtgcttatttttaattgtttgaattagttttgaatattttaaaagcttatttttctatgtgtgtatttgtattaaaaaatatatattttatttgataaaaaattaaaaattcgatcaaaataaaataaactgaaaacagtacaaactttttattttgtttttcaatgaTTTGAACTTTTAAGCTTCACATCATTGaaacactaatatatattttttgtaattattttaaataaattgttttcatatatacatattctgctttcattttaattttagttaatgttttagtcattttagaaaATGGTATcatttttatgtcagttttacatttataaaaaatgtttccttAGACACtagccaaaataaaatatttgtatttatttttctagtttcctgtttttttaagtaacaatGGTTTTTTAGCCATTGTTTAGTGTAAGTTAACTGTAATAAGCCTAGCTTCGTCCATCACGCAACTCTTTAGTACTTTATCATCACTCGGCTATTAAAGAAATCAGATCTGAGCATCTGTAGATCCtgtaaaatcatgttttaaattCAGATTGTAAAGTTATTGTGTCCATGTTCACAGAAAGTGCTCAGGATAATCCGCAGGACCCAGACGAGTCTGGAAGCAGAAAGGCAAGTCATAACCTTTTGGTATCTTGCTGGAAATGCTTGTGAAGTTTGCAGGTGGCTGTATTTGTGtggtgttaagtgtgtgtgtgtgtgtgtgtgtgtgtgtttcagaaagcAGACGCTCATCGTGAGCCGCAGCACAAGCAGCTCGGCCGACTGCGTGACGACATCAACCACAAACAGAAGATCATCGACGAGCTCAAAGAGTCAGAAACCCTCACAGGCGCTCTCTgattcactctgtgtgtgtgtgtgtgtgtgtgtgtaacagctgtgtgtgtgtgtgtgtgtgtgcagtgataACCAGAGGCTGTGTCTGCAGCTGGAGCAGATGAGCGTGGAGTTCAGTGTCCTGAAGAAGCGCGAGCAGGAGAAGAGCCGACAGCTGGAGGAGCTCCGGTGAGAACAGACTCCATTAAACAGGAATGGTTTCAAAgacgtctcttctgctcaccaagcatttatatttgataaaaatacggtaaaaatgtgaaataatattgcaatttaaaataacagttttctgtgtgaatctgtgttaaagtgtaatttatttctgtgatgctccgctgtattttcagcatcattcctccagtcttcagtgtcacatgatcttcagaaatcagaataatatgatgatttactgctcaagaaacattttgattattattatcactatttaaaacagttgagttcatgattctttgatcaaatatatatatatatatatatatatatatatatatatat
This genomic stretch from Carassius gibelio isolate Cgi1373 ecotype wild population from Czech Republic chromosome B6, carGib1.2-hapl.c, whole genome shotgun sequence harbors:
- the kif5ab gene encoding kinesin heavy chain, whose protein sequence is MADVSTECNIRVLCRFRPLNQSEILRADKYIPTFQGDDTVIIGGKPYVFDKVFPTNCTQEQVYNTCAKQIVKDVLEGYNGTIFAYGQTSSGKTYTMEGKLHDPDGRGIIPRIAEDIFNHIYTMDENLEFHIKVSYFEIYMDKIRDLLDVSKTNLSVHEDKNRVPYVKGCTERFVSSPEEVMDVIDEGKANRHVAVTNMNEHSSRSHSIFLINIKQEHVETEQKLCGKLYLVDLAGSEKVSKTGAEGAVLDEAKNINKSLSALGNVISALAEGTKTHVPYRDSKMTRILQDSLGGNCRTTMFICCSPSAFNDAETKSTLMFGQRAKTIKNTASVNLELTAEQWKRKYEKEKEKNKNLKENIQRLEAELNRWHNGESVTPLDLMAVIPVESDVSEDAALDNQSLDVCERIPEEHKLKYEEEIRKLYKQLDDKDDEINLQCQLVEKLKEQMLDQEELLASSRGDSERVQCELSRLQADSDSAKTEVKEVLQALEELALNYDQKSQEAEDTRIHNRRLIEELSHKTSDLMCLEAEFSRLQEVSSQQRKRITEVLNTLMKDLNDFSFILGNGELRLPCDLSGVLEEEYAVVCVYLSKVKSELKSVVKRCGQLEALQNDCHRKMEETGRELSSCQLLISQHEAKIRSLTEYMQNVELKKRQLEENYDCLSEELAKLQTAESAQDNPQDPDESGSRKATDAHREPQHKQLGRLRDDINHKQKIIDELKDDNQRLCLQLEQMSVEFSVLKKREQEKSRQLEELRYLHERQEQTRKDMKGLEETVARELQTLHNLRKLFVQDLTTRVKRSSELELDDSGGCSTQKQKISFLENNLEQLTKVHKQLVRDNADLRCELPKLEKRLRSTADRVRSLEDALTDAKEGAMKDRRRYQQEVERIKDAMRVRNGFRRPHAALIAKPIRPGHYPASLSTNHMFVRSRDQPITFSNAMFNSDTEKPVKKALSEATHKPNINNDATDVNENSDETAEHLQHTHTLQEQRAAC